A stretch of the Arthrobacter stackebrandtii genome encodes the following:
- a CDS encoding proline racemase family protein produces MKRESGIVGNRNLDYHTAGEPFRIVPALPFQIEGTTALERREYAMTGDADKIRRLLVNEPRGHADMYGGFVVPPDDPGAHFGALFWHREGFSTVCGHGTMALGTWAVRSGLVRAPDDGDTDVVIDIPSGRVTARITMLDSKVSEVAFHNVPSYVVDRDIEVKTADFGRLRVDLAWSGALYASLPAATAGLEVTPSNLAKLVAAGHQVAAALAGTAAAHHPSDTRLEGVFGTIFHEPMGSSGPGLRQRNVSIFADGQVDRSPSGSGTAARVALLTDSGELAEGEVLEHYSMIDSRFAAQVVERAPKGLVVEVSGRAFPVGEGKFTLDADDELGLGFVLR; encoded by the coding sequence ATGAAACGTGAAAGCGGCATTGTGGGAAATCGAAACCTTGACTATCACACGGCCGGTGAACCCTTCCGGATCGTGCCAGCCCTGCCCTTCCAGATTGAGGGCACCACGGCCCTCGAACGGCGGGAATACGCCATGACCGGCGACGCCGACAAGATCCGCCGGCTCCTCGTCAACGAACCCCGCGGCCACGCGGACATGTACGGCGGCTTCGTGGTACCCCCGGATGACCCCGGCGCGCACTTCGGCGCCCTGTTCTGGCACCGTGAAGGCTTCTCCACCGTCTGCGGCCACGGCACCATGGCGCTGGGGACCTGGGCCGTGCGCAGCGGGCTGGTTCGGGCCCCGGACGACGGCGACACCGACGTGGTGATCGACATTCCCTCCGGCCGGGTCACCGCCCGCATCACCATGCTGGACAGCAAGGTGTCCGAGGTGGCCTTCCACAACGTCCCGTCCTACGTGGTGGACCGGGACATTGAGGTCAAGACCGCCGACTTTGGCCGGCTCCGGGTGGACCTGGCCTGGAGTGGCGCACTGTACGCATCGCTTCCTGCCGCAACAGCGGGACTTGAGGTCACGCCGTCGAACTTGGCAAAACTGGTGGCCGCAGGGCACCAGGTGGCGGCGGCACTCGCCGGCACAGCCGCCGCCCACCACCCGTCGGACACGCGGCTGGAAGGCGTCTTTGGCACCATTTTCCACGAACCCATGGGCAGTTCCGGCCCCGGGCTGAGGCAGCGCAACGTCAGCATTTTCGCCGACGGCCAGGTGGACAGGTCGCCCAGCGGGTCCGGCACGGCGGCCCGGGTGGCGCTGCTGACCGATTCCGGCGAGCTCGCGGAAGGCGAGGTGCTGGAGCACTACTCCATGATTGATTCGCGATTTGCCGCGCAGGTGGTGGAACGGGCGCCGAAGGGGCTGGTGGTGGAGGTCAGCGGGCGTGCCTTCCCGGTGGGGGAGGGCAAGTTCACGCTGGATGCCGACGACGAACTCGGCCTGGGATTCGTCCTGAGGTGA
- a CDS encoding substrate-binding domain-containing protein, with the protein MSESRELNVTFVPGVTPGKWLHRWQERMPDVPLAAKPVPEERQLDAVRAGKADMAFVRLPVDKAGLNVITLYSELSVVVAPKDHPIAAFEELDVADLADEYLLADPDDFPDWRDISTEIAAGTRKPLPPMATIDEALDLVEAGLGILILPMSVARLLSRKTLRSRLLHGVPDSSIGLAWLYSDPPSDREETFQEFIGVVRGRSAQSSRQPSVQAKQDAAPKKGAKTGKGTTASRTPAAKGKSASANLRGGGRPGGKARAQKRGRR; encoded by the coding sequence GTGTCTGAATCCCGCGAATTAAACGTGACCTTTGTGCCGGGAGTGACTCCCGGGAAGTGGCTCCACCGCTGGCAGGAGCGCATGCCGGACGTGCCCCTCGCCGCCAAGCCGGTCCCTGAGGAGCGCCAGCTCGACGCCGTCCGCGCCGGGAAGGCTGACATGGCGTTCGTGCGCCTGCCCGTGGACAAGGCCGGGCTCAACGTCATCACGCTCTACAGCGAACTCTCCGTCGTGGTGGCTCCCAAGGACCACCCCATCGCTGCCTTCGAGGAGCTGGACGTTGCGGACCTCGCTGACGAGTACCTCCTCGCGGACCCCGACGACTTCCCCGACTGGCGCGATATCTCCACCGAAATCGCCGCCGGCACCCGCAAGCCGCTGCCGCCCATGGCCACCATCGACGAGGCCCTTGACCTGGTCGAGGCCGGGCTCGGCATCCTGATCCTGCCCATGTCCGTGGCCCGCCTGCTCAGCCGCAAGACCCTGCGCTCCCGCCTGCTGCACGGCGTCCCGGACAGCAGCATCGGCCTCGCCTGGCTGTACTCCGACCCGCCCAGCGACCGCGAGGAAACCTTCCAGGAATTCATCGGCGTGGTCCGCGGGCGCAGCGCCCAAAGCTCCCGCCAGCCCTCCGTCCAGGCCAAGCAGGATGCCGCCCCCAAGAAGGGCGCCAAGACAGGTAAAGGCACGACGGCGTCGCGCACCCCCGCAGCCAAGGGCAAGTCCGCTTCGGCGAACCTGCGCGGCGGCGGCCGGCCGGGCGGCAAGGCTCGCGCCCAAAAGCGCGGCCGGCGGTAG